The following are encoded together in the Bos taurus isolate L1 Dominette 01449 registration number 42190680 breed Hereford chromosome 10, ARS-UCD2.0, whole genome shotgun sequence genome:
- the BCL2L10 gene encoding bcl-2-like protein 10, whose protein sequence is MREGAGRRQAQKTGRGRTPGRGGAMVDPFRERTARLLMDYLEFCAREPGTPAPAPSTPEAAVLRHVAARIQEANRNVLPLYRRCRRHRVELVARMAQRLLDEDPGPSWGRVASLVTFAGSLLERPPQTTRRQEKRDDDGVSRDCRLLVALLCAQFCERHRAWLMTNGGWDGFCLFFSHSFQPSWERQLVWFFLSYWTAIIIIYFWIKLSANMDPAKLVSSQGNNICVDKKPA, encoded by the exons ATGCGAGAAGGGGCGGGGCGCCGGCAGGCCCAGAAAACAGGCCGGGGTCGGACCCCCGGTAGAGGCGGAGCCATGGTGGACCCGTTTAGGGAGCGCACCGCCCGGCTGCTGATGGACTACCTGGAGTTCTGCGCCCGGGAGCCGGGCACTCCAGCTCCTGCGCCGTCCACGCCTGAGGCTGCCGTGCTGCGCCACGTGGCCGCACGTATCCAGGAAGCAAATCGAAACGTCTTGCCCCTATACCGCCGCTGCCGCAGGCACCGCGTCGAGCTGGTGGCCAGGATGGCGCAGAGGCTACTCGACGAAGACCCTGGCCCCAGCTGGGGCCGCGTGGCCTCACTCGTAACCTTCGCGGGGTCGCTGCTGGAGAGGCCACCGCAGACGACCCGACGGCAGGAGAAGAGAGACGACGACGGCGTTAGCAGGGACTGTCGGCTCCTGGTGGCCCTTCTGTGTGCTCAGTTCTGCGAAAGGCACCGCGCCTGGCTGATGACTAACGGCGGCTGG GATGGATTTTGTCTCTTCTTCAGCCACTCATTCCAGCCATCTTGGGAAAGACAGCTGGTCTGGTTTTTCCTCTCATACTGGACAGCAATAATCATAATCTACTTCTGGATAAAATTATC AGCCAACATGGACCCAGCCAAGCTTGTCAGCAGCCAGGGGAATAACATCTGTGTGGATAAAAAGCCAGCCTAG